The Camelus bactrianus isolate YW-2024 breed Bactrian camel chromosome 32, ASM4877302v1, whole genome shotgun sequence genome includes a region encoding these proteins:
- the SMTN gene encoding smoothelin isoform X4 produces the protein MELGASKMADETLAGLDEGALRKLLEVTADLAERRRIRSAIRELQRQELEREEEALASKRFRAERQDNKENWLHSQQREAEQQAALARLAGRLESMSDVEELTAMLRGAAEYEERKLIRAAIRRIRAQEIEAATLAGRLCSGRPNSGSREDSKGRAARRLERCEVPKPEEQEQQAEVPVPTPAPSSTSRDVTTVTLLLRAPPGGTPSPPALPESSPTSTSPEPPLEPAKGQCPAAEALGSPEPPPSPPRAASPEPQEPPAIPSTERQVVNKLLPGRTEPPAAQGPARDPSNTKRAEPTPLARGPSRFQRAGSIRDRVRKFTSDSPMAAGLQEGPARAALGPSTPARLSGPSHISTTPASSSSGPSSRGPSDTSSRFNKEQQGTARPLAQLQSCPQEEGPGRRGLAARPLENRAGGAVARSEEPSAPLPVAVGTAEPGASMKTTFTIEIKDGRGQASTGRVLLPTGNQRAELTLGLRAPPTLLSTSSGGKSTVTHISSPGTLARLGSVTHVTSFSHAAPGSRGGYSVKAAEDAGTPVAHPPAFSTRRRSSAGPARSSSLMEPEPAETPSAAVEVANGAQQTRMDKAPERRSPMSAEELMAIEDEGVLDKMLDQTTDFEERKLIRAALRELRQRKRDQRDKERERRLQEARARPGEGRGNTATKTTTRHSQQTADGSAVSTVTKTERLVHSNDGTRTARTTTVESSFVRRSENGGGSTMMQTKTFSSSSSKKMGSIFDREDEASPRPGSLAALEKRQAEKKKELMKAQSLPKTSASQARKAMIEKLEKEGAAGSPGGPRAAVQRSTSFGVPNANSIKQMLLDWCRAKTRGYEHVDIQNFSSSWSDGMAFCALVHNFFPEAFDYGQLSPQNRRQNFEVAFSSAEMLVDCVPLVEVEDMMIMGKKPDPKCVFTYVQSLYNHLRRHELRLRGKNV, from the exons ATGGAACTAGGGGCCAGCAAGATGGCAGACGAAACATTAGCTGGGCTGGATGAGGGAGCCCTGCGGAAGCTG TTGGAAGTCACAGCAGATCTGGCAGAGCGACGGCGCATCCGCTCGGCCATCCGGGAGTTGCAGCGGCAGGAGCTGGAGCGCGAGGAGGAGGCCCTGGCATCCAAGCGCTTCCGTGCCGAGCGGCAGGACAACAAGGAGAACTGGCTGCA CTCTCAGCAGCGGGAGGCTGAGCAGCAGGCTGCTCTGGCACGGCTGGCGGGACGGCTGGAGTCCATGAGTGATGTGGAGGAGCTGACCGCGATG CTGCGAGGTGCTGCTGAGTACGAGGAACGCAAGCTCATCCGAGCCGCCATCCGCCGCATCCGGGCCCAGGAGATTGAGG ctGCCACCTTGGCTGGGAGGTTGTGCAGCGGGCGTCCCAACAGTGGCTCAAGAGAGGACAGCAAGGGGCGGGCAGCACGCAGGCTGGAACGGTGTGAG GTGCCGAAGCCAGAGGAACAGGAGCAGCAGGCAGAGGTCCCAGTGccaaccccagcccccagcagcacCAGCCGGGATGTGACCACAGTGACACTCCTGCTGCGGGCCCCACCTGGGGGCACACCCAGCCCACCTGCCTTGCCCGAAAGCTCGCCTACCTCTACCTCTCCCGAGCCTCCACTGGAGCCTGCCAAGGGCCAGTGCCCTGCTGCCGAGGCTCTGGGCAGCCCCGAGCCACCTCCCAGCCCGCCCAGGGCTGCCAGCCCTGAGCCCCAGGAGCCTCCGGCCATCCCCAGCACTGAGAGGCAGGTGGTCAACAAG CTCCTGCCTGGCCGCACAGAGCCCCCAGCTGCCCAAGGCCCCGCCAGAGATCCCTCCAACACGAAGAGAGCAG AGCCCACCCCTCTTGCCAGAGGACCTTCCCGTTTCCAGCGAGCTGGCTCCATACGGGACCGCGTGCGCAAGTTCACATCTGATTCTCCTATGGCTGCTGGGCTCCAGGAAGGACCAGCCCGGGCAGCCCTAGGTCCCTCGACCCCGGCAAGGCTCTCAGGCCCCTCCCACATCAGCaccacccctgcctcctcctccagtggcCCCTCCTCACGGGGGCCCAGTGACACCTCCTCCCGGTTCAACAAGGAGCAGCAAGGAACAGCCCGGCCCCTGGCCCAGCTTCAGAGCTGCCCCCAGGAGGAGGGCCCTGGGAGGCGGGGTTTGGCTGCCAGGCCCCTTGAAAACAGAGCCGGGGGGGCCGTGGCCCGCTCAGAGGAGCCCAGTGCCCCGCTGCCCGTGGCCGTGGGCACTGCTGAGCCAGGGGCCAGTATGAAGACCACATTCACCATTGAGATCAAGGATGGCCGGGGCCAGGCCTCCACGGGCCGGGTGCTGCTGCCCACAGGCAACCAAAGGGCAG AACTGACGCTGGGGCTGCGGGCGCCCCCCACCCTCCTGAGCACCAGCAGTGGGGGCAAGAGCACCGTCACCCATATCAGCAGTCCTGGGACCCTGGCCCGGCTGGGCAGTGTCACTCACGTCACCAGCTTTAGCCATGCTGCCCCTGGTAGccgaggaggctacagtgtcaaG GCGGCCGAGGATGCTGGGACCCCCGTGGCCCACCCGCCTGCCTTCAGCACCCGCCGCCGCTCCTCTGCCGGCCCAGCCCGCAGCAGCAGTCTC ATGGAGCCAGAACCTGCAGAAACCCCGTCTGCAGCAGTGGAGGTGGCCAATGGCGCCCAGCAGACCCGAATGGACAAGGCACCAGAGAGGCGAAGCCCAATGAGTGCAGAGGAGCTGATGGCCATTGAGGATGAGGGTGTCCTGGACAAGATG CTGGACCAGACTACGGACTTTGAGGAGCGGAAGCTCATTCGGGCTGCGCTGCGTGAGCTTCGACAAAGGAAGAGAG ACCAGCGGGACAAGGAACGGGAACGGCGGCTGCAAGAGGCACGGGCCCGGCCCGGGGAGGGCCGTGGCAACACAGCCACCAAGACCACCACGCGGCACAGCCAGCAGACAGCCGATGGCTCAGCTGTCAGCACTGTTACCAAGACCGAGCGGCTCGTCCACTCCA ATGATGGCACACGGACGGCCCGCACCACCACGGTGGAGTCGAGTTTCGTGAGGCGCTCGGAGA ATGGTGGTGGCAGCACCATGATGCAAACCAAGACCTTCTCCTCTTCATCATCCAAGAAGATGGGCAG taTCTTCGACCGGGAGGATGAGGCCAGCCCGCGGCCTGGCAGCCTAGCGGCGCTGGAGAAACGCCAGGCGGAGAAGAAGAAGGAGCTGATGAAGGCACAAAGCCTGCCCAAGACCTCGGCCTCTCAGGCCCGCAAGGCCATGATTGAAAAGCTGGAGAAGGAAGGCGCCGCGGG CAGCCCTGGCGGACCCCGTGCAGCTGTGCAGCGCTCCACCAGCTTTGGGGTCCCCAACGCCAACAGTATCAAGCAGATGTTGCTGGACTGGTGCCGAGCCAAGACGCGTGGCTACGAG CATGTGGACATCCAGAACTTCTCCTCAAGCTGGAGTGATGGGATGGCCTTCTGCGCCCTGGTGCACAACTTCTTCCCTGAAGCCTTCGACTATGGGCAGCTCAGCCCACAGAACCGGCGCCAGAACTTCGAGGTGGCCTTCTCATCCGCTGA GATGCTTGTGGACTGCGTGcccctggtggaggtggaggacaTGATGATCATGGGCAAGAAGCCCGACCCCAAGTGCGTCTTCACCTATGTGCAGTCGCTCTACAACCACCTGCGGCGCCACGAGCTGCGCCTGCGCGGCAAGAATGTCTAG
- the SMTN gene encoding smoothelin isoform X2, giving the protein MELGASKMADETLAGLDEGALRKLLEVTADLAERRRIRSAIRELQRQELEREEEALASKRFRAERQDNKENWLHSQQREAEQQAALARLAGRLESMSDVEELTAMLRGAAEYEERKLIRAAIRRIRAQEIEAATLAGRLCSGRPNSGSREDSKGRAARRLERCEVPKPEEQEQQAEVPVPTPAPSSTSRDVTTVTLLLRAPPGGTPSPPALPESSPTSTSPEPPLEPAKGQCPAAEALGSPEPPPSPPRAASPEPQEPPAIPSTERQVVNKLLPGRTEPPAAQGPARDPSNTKRADLAGPHPCQSSLSVLSPRQPVQNREPTPLARGPSRFQRAGSIRDRVRKFTSDSPMAAGLQEGPARAALGPSTPARLSGPSHISTTPASSSSGPSSRGPSDTSSRFNKEQQGTARPLAQLQSCPQEEGPGRRGLAARPLENRAGGAVARSEEPSAPLPVAVGTAEPGASMKTTFTIEIKDGRGQASTGRVLLPTGNQRAELTLGLRAPPTLLSTSSGGKSTVTHISSPGTLARLGSVTHVTSFSHAAPGSRGGYSVKAAEDAGTPVAHPPAFSTRRRSSAGPARSSSLMEPEPAETPSAAVEVANGAQQTRMDKAPERRSPMSAEELMAIEDEGVLDKMLDQTTDFEERKLIRAALRELRQRKRDQRDKERERRLQEARARPGEGRGNTATKTTTRHSQQTADGSAVSTVTKTERLVHSNDGTRTARTTTVESSFVRRSENGGGSTMMQTKTFSSSSSKKMGSIFDREDEASPRPGSLAALEKRQAEKKKELMKAQSLPKTSASQARKAMIEKLEKEGAAGSPGGPRAAVQRSTSFGVPNANSIKQMLLDWCRAKTRGYEHVDIQNFSSSWSDGMAFCALVHNFFPEAFDYGQLSPQNRRQNFEVAFSSAEMLVDCVPLVEVEDMMIMGKKPDPKCVFTYVQSLYNHLRRHELRLRGKNV; this is encoded by the exons ATGGAACTAGGGGCCAGCAAGATGGCAGACGAAACATTAGCTGGGCTGGATGAGGGAGCCCTGCGGAAGCTG TTGGAAGTCACAGCAGATCTGGCAGAGCGACGGCGCATCCGCTCGGCCATCCGGGAGTTGCAGCGGCAGGAGCTGGAGCGCGAGGAGGAGGCCCTGGCATCCAAGCGCTTCCGTGCCGAGCGGCAGGACAACAAGGAGAACTGGCTGCA CTCTCAGCAGCGGGAGGCTGAGCAGCAGGCTGCTCTGGCACGGCTGGCGGGACGGCTGGAGTCCATGAGTGATGTGGAGGAGCTGACCGCGATG CTGCGAGGTGCTGCTGAGTACGAGGAACGCAAGCTCATCCGAGCCGCCATCCGCCGCATCCGGGCCCAGGAGATTGAGG ctGCCACCTTGGCTGGGAGGTTGTGCAGCGGGCGTCCCAACAGTGGCTCAAGAGAGGACAGCAAGGGGCGGGCAGCACGCAGGCTGGAACGGTGTGAG GTGCCGAAGCCAGAGGAACAGGAGCAGCAGGCAGAGGTCCCAGTGccaaccccagcccccagcagcacCAGCCGGGATGTGACCACAGTGACACTCCTGCTGCGGGCCCCACCTGGGGGCACACCCAGCCCACCTGCCTTGCCCGAAAGCTCGCCTACCTCTACCTCTCCCGAGCCTCCACTGGAGCCTGCCAAGGGCCAGTGCCCTGCTGCCGAGGCTCTGGGCAGCCCCGAGCCACCTCCCAGCCCGCCCAGGGCTGCCAGCCCTGAGCCCCAGGAGCCTCCGGCCATCCCCAGCACTGAGAGGCAGGTGGTCAACAAG CTCCTGCCTGGCCGCACAGAGCCCCCAGCTGCCCAAGGCCCCGCCAGAGATCCCTCCAACACGAAGAGAGCAG ACCTGGCTGGACCCCACCCCTGCCAAAGCTCCCTGTCTGTGCTCAGCCCCCGCCAGCCAGTCCAGAACCGAG AGCCCACCCCTCTTGCCAGAGGACCTTCCCGTTTCCAGCGAGCTGGCTCCATACGGGACCGCGTGCGCAAGTTCACATCTGATTCTCCTATGGCTGCTGGGCTCCAGGAAGGACCAGCCCGGGCAGCCCTAGGTCCCTCGACCCCGGCAAGGCTCTCAGGCCCCTCCCACATCAGCaccacccctgcctcctcctccagtggcCCCTCCTCACGGGGGCCCAGTGACACCTCCTCCCGGTTCAACAAGGAGCAGCAAGGAACAGCCCGGCCCCTGGCCCAGCTTCAGAGCTGCCCCCAGGAGGAGGGCCCTGGGAGGCGGGGTTTGGCTGCCAGGCCCCTTGAAAACAGAGCCGGGGGGGCCGTGGCCCGCTCAGAGGAGCCCAGTGCCCCGCTGCCCGTGGCCGTGGGCACTGCTGAGCCAGGGGCCAGTATGAAGACCACATTCACCATTGAGATCAAGGATGGCCGGGGCCAGGCCTCCACGGGCCGGGTGCTGCTGCCCACAGGCAACCAAAGGGCAG AACTGACGCTGGGGCTGCGGGCGCCCCCCACCCTCCTGAGCACCAGCAGTGGGGGCAAGAGCACCGTCACCCATATCAGCAGTCCTGGGACCCTGGCCCGGCTGGGCAGTGTCACTCACGTCACCAGCTTTAGCCATGCTGCCCCTGGTAGccgaggaggctacagtgtcaaG GCGGCCGAGGATGCTGGGACCCCCGTGGCCCACCCGCCTGCCTTCAGCACCCGCCGCCGCTCCTCTGCCGGCCCAGCCCGCAGCAGCAGTCTC ATGGAGCCAGAACCTGCAGAAACCCCGTCTGCAGCAGTGGAGGTGGCCAATGGCGCCCAGCAGACCCGAATGGACAAGGCACCAGAGAGGCGAAGCCCAATGAGTGCAGAGGAGCTGATGGCCATTGAGGATGAGGGTGTCCTGGACAAGATG CTGGACCAGACTACGGACTTTGAGGAGCGGAAGCTCATTCGGGCTGCGCTGCGTGAGCTTCGACAAAGGAAGAGAG ACCAGCGGGACAAGGAACGGGAACGGCGGCTGCAAGAGGCACGGGCCCGGCCCGGGGAGGGCCGTGGCAACACAGCCACCAAGACCACCACGCGGCACAGCCAGCAGACAGCCGATGGCTCAGCTGTCAGCACTGTTACCAAGACCGAGCGGCTCGTCCACTCCA ATGATGGCACACGGACGGCCCGCACCACCACGGTGGAGTCGAGTTTCGTGAGGCGCTCGGAGA ATGGTGGTGGCAGCACCATGATGCAAACCAAGACCTTCTCCTCTTCATCATCCAAGAAGATGGGCAG taTCTTCGACCGGGAGGATGAGGCCAGCCCGCGGCCTGGCAGCCTAGCGGCGCTGGAGAAACGCCAGGCGGAGAAGAAGAAGGAGCTGATGAAGGCACAAAGCCTGCCCAAGACCTCGGCCTCTCAGGCCCGCAAGGCCATGATTGAAAAGCTGGAGAAGGAAGGCGCCGCGGG CAGCCCTGGCGGACCCCGTGCAGCTGTGCAGCGCTCCACCAGCTTTGGGGTCCCCAACGCCAACAGTATCAAGCAGATGTTGCTGGACTGGTGCCGAGCCAAGACGCGTGGCTACGAG CATGTGGACATCCAGAACTTCTCCTCAAGCTGGAGTGATGGGATGGCCTTCTGCGCCCTGGTGCACAACTTCTTCCCTGAAGCCTTCGACTATGGGCAGCTCAGCCCACAGAACCGGCGCCAGAACTTCGAGGTGGCCTTCTCATCCGCTGA GATGCTTGTGGACTGCGTGcccctggtggaggtggaggacaTGATGATCATGGGCAAGAAGCCCGACCCCAAGTGCGTCTTCACCTATGTGCAGTCGCTCTACAACCACCTGCGGCGCCACGAGCTGCGCCTGCGCGGCAAGAATGTCTAG
- the SMTN gene encoding smoothelin isoform X9 has protein sequence MELGASKMADETLAGLDEGALRKLLEVTADLAERRRIRSAIRELQRQELEREEEALASKRFRAERQDNKENWLHSQQREAEQQAALARLAGRLESMSDVEELTAMLRGAAEYEERKLIRAAIRRIRAQEIEAATLAGRLCSGRPNSGSREDSKGRAARRLERCEVPKPEEQEQQAEVPVPTPAPSSTSRDVTTVTLLLRAPPGGTPSPPALPESSPTSTSPEPPLEPAKGQCPAAEALGSPEPPPSPPRAASPEPQEPPAIPSTERQVVNKLLPGRTEPPAAQGPARDPSNTKRADLAGPHPCQSSLSVLSPRQPVQNREPTPLARGPSRFQRAGSIRDRVRKFTSDSPMAAGLQEGPARAALGPSTPARLSGPSHISTTPASSSSGPSSRGPSDTSSRFNKEQQGTARPLAQLQSCPQEEGPGRRGLAARPLENRAGGAVARSEEPSAPLPVAVGTAEPGASMKTTFTIEIKDGRGQASTGRVLLPTGNQRAELTLGLRAPPTLLSTSSGGKSTVTHISSPGTLARLGSVTHVTSFSHAAPGSRGGYSVKMEPEPAETPSAAVEVANGAQQTRMDKAPERRSPMSAEELMAIEDEGVLDKMLDQTTDFEERKLIRAALRELRQRKRDGGGSTMMQTKTFSSSSSKKMGSIFDREDEASPRPGSLAALEKRQAEKKKELMKAQSLPKTSASQARKAMIEKLEKEGAAGSPGGPRAAVQRSTSFGVPNANSIKQMLLDWCRAKTRGYEHVDIQNFSSSWSDGMAFCALVHNFFPEAFDYGQLSPQNRRQNFEVAFSSAETHADCPQLLDTEDMVRLREPDWKCVYTYIQEFYRCLVQKGLVKTKKS, from the exons ATGGAACTAGGGGCCAGCAAGATGGCAGACGAAACATTAGCTGGGCTGGATGAGGGAGCCCTGCGGAAGCTG TTGGAAGTCACAGCAGATCTGGCAGAGCGACGGCGCATCCGCTCGGCCATCCGGGAGTTGCAGCGGCAGGAGCTGGAGCGCGAGGAGGAGGCCCTGGCATCCAAGCGCTTCCGTGCCGAGCGGCAGGACAACAAGGAGAACTGGCTGCA CTCTCAGCAGCGGGAGGCTGAGCAGCAGGCTGCTCTGGCACGGCTGGCGGGACGGCTGGAGTCCATGAGTGATGTGGAGGAGCTGACCGCGATG CTGCGAGGTGCTGCTGAGTACGAGGAACGCAAGCTCATCCGAGCCGCCATCCGCCGCATCCGGGCCCAGGAGATTGAGG ctGCCACCTTGGCTGGGAGGTTGTGCAGCGGGCGTCCCAACAGTGGCTCAAGAGAGGACAGCAAGGGGCGGGCAGCACGCAGGCTGGAACGGTGTGAG GTGCCGAAGCCAGAGGAACAGGAGCAGCAGGCAGAGGTCCCAGTGccaaccccagcccccagcagcacCAGCCGGGATGTGACCACAGTGACACTCCTGCTGCGGGCCCCACCTGGGGGCACACCCAGCCCACCTGCCTTGCCCGAAAGCTCGCCTACCTCTACCTCTCCCGAGCCTCCACTGGAGCCTGCCAAGGGCCAGTGCCCTGCTGCCGAGGCTCTGGGCAGCCCCGAGCCACCTCCCAGCCCGCCCAGGGCTGCCAGCCCTGAGCCCCAGGAGCCTCCGGCCATCCCCAGCACTGAGAGGCAGGTGGTCAACAAG CTCCTGCCTGGCCGCACAGAGCCCCCAGCTGCCCAAGGCCCCGCCAGAGATCCCTCCAACACGAAGAGAGCAG ACCTGGCTGGACCCCACCCCTGCCAAAGCTCCCTGTCTGTGCTCAGCCCCCGCCAGCCAGTCCAGAACCGAG AGCCCACCCCTCTTGCCAGAGGACCTTCCCGTTTCCAGCGAGCTGGCTCCATACGGGACCGCGTGCGCAAGTTCACATCTGATTCTCCTATGGCTGCTGGGCTCCAGGAAGGACCAGCCCGGGCAGCCCTAGGTCCCTCGACCCCGGCAAGGCTCTCAGGCCCCTCCCACATCAGCaccacccctgcctcctcctccagtggcCCCTCCTCACGGGGGCCCAGTGACACCTCCTCCCGGTTCAACAAGGAGCAGCAAGGAACAGCCCGGCCCCTGGCCCAGCTTCAGAGCTGCCCCCAGGAGGAGGGCCCTGGGAGGCGGGGTTTGGCTGCCAGGCCCCTTGAAAACAGAGCCGGGGGGGCCGTGGCCCGCTCAGAGGAGCCCAGTGCCCCGCTGCCCGTGGCCGTGGGCACTGCTGAGCCAGGGGCCAGTATGAAGACCACATTCACCATTGAGATCAAGGATGGCCGGGGCCAGGCCTCCACGGGCCGGGTGCTGCTGCCCACAGGCAACCAAAGGGCAG AACTGACGCTGGGGCTGCGGGCGCCCCCCACCCTCCTGAGCACCAGCAGTGGGGGCAAGAGCACCGTCACCCATATCAGCAGTCCTGGGACCCTGGCCCGGCTGGGCAGTGTCACTCACGTCACCAGCTTTAGCCATGCTGCCCCTGGTAGccgaggaggctacagtgtcaaG ATGGAGCCAGAACCTGCAGAAACCCCGTCTGCAGCAGTGGAGGTGGCCAATGGCGCCCAGCAGACCCGAATGGACAAGGCACCAGAGAGGCGAAGCCCAATGAGTGCAGAGGAGCTGATGGCCATTGAGGATGAGGGTGTCCTGGACAAGATG CTGGACCAGACTACGGACTTTGAGGAGCGGAAGCTCATTCGGGCTGCGCTGCGTGAGCTTCGACAAAGGAAGAGAG ATGGTGGTGGCAGCACCATGATGCAAACCAAGACCTTCTCCTCTTCATCATCCAAGAAGATGGGCAG taTCTTCGACCGGGAGGATGAGGCCAGCCCGCGGCCTGGCAGCCTAGCGGCGCTGGAGAAACGCCAGGCGGAGAAGAAGAAGGAGCTGATGAAGGCACAAAGCCTGCCCAAGACCTCGGCCTCTCAGGCCCGCAAGGCCATGATTGAAAAGCTGGAGAAGGAAGGCGCCGCGGG CAGCCCTGGCGGACCCCGTGCAGCTGTGCAGCGCTCCACCAGCTTTGGGGTCCCCAACGCCAACAGTATCAAGCAGATGTTGCTGGACTGGTGCCGAGCCAAGACGCGTGGCTACGAG CATGTGGACATCCAGAACTTCTCCTCAAGCTGGAGTGATGGGATGGCCTTCTGCGCCCTGGTGCACAACTTCTTCCCTGAAGCCTTCGACTATGGGCAGCTCAGCCCACAGAACCGGCGCCAGAACTTCGAGGTGGCCTTCTCATCCGCTGA GACCCATGCGGACTGCCCGCAGCTCCTGGACACAGAGGACATGGTGCGGCTTCGAGAGCCTGACTGGAAGTGCGTGTACACGTACATCCAGGAGTTCTACCGCTGTCTGGTCCAGAAGGGGCTGGTAAAAACCAAAAAGTCCTAA
- the SMTN gene encoding smoothelin isoform X6, which yields MELGASKMADETLAGLDEGALRKLLEVTADLAERRRIRSAIRELQRQELEREEEALASKRFRAERQDNKENWLHSQQREAEQQAALARLAGRLESMSDVEELTAMLRGAAEYEERKLIRAAIRRIRAQEIEAATLAGRLCSGRPNSGSREDSKGRAARRLERCEVPKPEEQEQQAEVPVPTPAPSSTSRDVTTVTLLLRAPPGGTPSPPALPESSPTSTSPEPPLEPAKGQCPAAEALGSPEPPPSPPRAASPEPQEPPAIPSTERQVVNKLLPGRTEPPAAQGPARDPSNTKRADLAGPHPCQSSLSVLSPRQPVQNREPTPLARGPSRFQRAGSIRDRVRKFTSDSPMAAGLQEGPARAALGPSTPARLSGPSHISTTPASSSSGPSSRGPSDTSSRFNKEQQGTARPLAQLQSCPQEEGPGRRGLAARPLENRAGGAVARSEEPSAPLPVAVGTAEPGASMKTTFTIEIKDGRGQASTGRVLLPTGNQRAELTLGLRAPPTLLSTSSGGKSTVTHISSPGTLARLGSVTHVTSFSHAAPGSRGGYSVKMEPEPAETPSAAVEVANGAQQTRMDKAPERRSPMSAEELMAIEDEGVLDKMLDQTTDFEERKLIRAALRELRQRKRDQRDKERERRLQEARARPGEGRGNTATKTTTRHSQQTADGSAVSTVTKTERLVHSNDGTRTARTTTVESSFVRRSENGGGSTMMQTKTFSSSSSKKMGSIFDREDEASPRPGSLAALEKRQAEKKKELMKAQSLPKTSASQARKAMIEKLEKEGAAGSPGGPRAAVQRSTSFGVPNANSIKQMLLDWCRAKTRGYEHVDIQNFSSSWSDGMAFCALVHNFFPEAFDYGQLSPQNRRQNFEVAFSSAETHADCPQLLDTEDMVRLREPDWKCVYTYIQEFYRCLVQKGLVKTKKS from the exons ATGGAACTAGGGGCCAGCAAGATGGCAGACGAAACATTAGCTGGGCTGGATGAGGGAGCCCTGCGGAAGCTG TTGGAAGTCACAGCAGATCTGGCAGAGCGACGGCGCATCCGCTCGGCCATCCGGGAGTTGCAGCGGCAGGAGCTGGAGCGCGAGGAGGAGGCCCTGGCATCCAAGCGCTTCCGTGCCGAGCGGCAGGACAACAAGGAGAACTGGCTGCA CTCTCAGCAGCGGGAGGCTGAGCAGCAGGCTGCTCTGGCACGGCTGGCGGGACGGCTGGAGTCCATGAGTGATGTGGAGGAGCTGACCGCGATG CTGCGAGGTGCTGCTGAGTACGAGGAACGCAAGCTCATCCGAGCCGCCATCCGCCGCATCCGGGCCCAGGAGATTGAGG ctGCCACCTTGGCTGGGAGGTTGTGCAGCGGGCGTCCCAACAGTGGCTCAAGAGAGGACAGCAAGGGGCGGGCAGCACGCAGGCTGGAACGGTGTGAG GTGCCGAAGCCAGAGGAACAGGAGCAGCAGGCAGAGGTCCCAGTGccaaccccagcccccagcagcacCAGCCGGGATGTGACCACAGTGACACTCCTGCTGCGGGCCCCACCTGGGGGCACACCCAGCCCACCTGCCTTGCCCGAAAGCTCGCCTACCTCTACCTCTCCCGAGCCTCCACTGGAGCCTGCCAAGGGCCAGTGCCCTGCTGCCGAGGCTCTGGGCAGCCCCGAGCCACCTCCCAGCCCGCCCAGGGCTGCCAGCCCTGAGCCCCAGGAGCCTCCGGCCATCCCCAGCACTGAGAGGCAGGTGGTCAACAAG CTCCTGCCTGGCCGCACAGAGCCCCCAGCTGCCCAAGGCCCCGCCAGAGATCCCTCCAACACGAAGAGAGCAG ACCTGGCTGGACCCCACCCCTGCCAAAGCTCCCTGTCTGTGCTCAGCCCCCGCCAGCCAGTCCAGAACCGAG AGCCCACCCCTCTTGCCAGAGGACCTTCCCGTTTCCAGCGAGCTGGCTCCATACGGGACCGCGTGCGCAAGTTCACATCTGATTCTCCTATGGCTGCTGGGCTCCAGGAAGGACCAGCCCGGGCAGCCCTAGGTCCCTCGACCCCGGCAAGGCTCTCAGGCCCCTCCCACATCAGCaccacccctgcctcctcctccagtggcCCCTCCTCACGGGGGCCCAGTGACACCTCCTCCCGGTTCAACAAGGAGCAGCAAGGAACAGCCCGGCCCCTGGCCCAGCTTCAGAGCTGCCCCCAGGAGGAGGGCCCTGGGAGGCGGGGTTTGGCTGCCAGGCCCCTTGAAAACAGAGCCGGGGGGGCCGTGGCCCGCTCAGAGGAGCCCAGTGCCCCGCTGCCCGTGGCCGTGGGCACTGCTGAGCCAGGGGCCAGTATGAAGACCACATTCACCATTGAGATCAAGGATGGCCGGGGCCAGGCCTCCACGGGCCGGGTGCTGCTGCCCACAGGCAACCAAAGGGCAG AACTGACGCTGGGGCTGCGGGCGCCCCCCACCCTCCTGAGCACCAGCAGTGGGGGCAAGAGCACCGTCACCCATATCAGCAGTCCTGGGACCCTGGCCCGGCTGGGCAGTGTCACTCACGTCACCAGCTTTAGCCATGCTGCCCCTGGTAGccgaggaggctacagtgtcaaG ATGGAGCCAGAACCTGCAGAAACCCCGTCTGCAGCAGTGGAGGTGGCCAATGGCGCCCAGCAGACCCGAATGGACAAGGCACCAGAGAGGCGAAGCCCAATGAGTGCAGAGGAGCTGATGGCCATTGAGGATGAGGGTGTCCTGGACAAGATG CTGGACCAGACTACGGACTTTGAGGAGCGGAAGCTCATTCGGGCTGCGCTGCGTGAGCTTCGACAAAGGAAGAGAG ACCAGCGGGACAAGGAACGGGAACGGCGGCTGCAAGAGGCACGGGCCCGGCCCGGGGAGGGCCGTGGCAACACAGCCACCAAGACCACCACGCGGCACAGCCAGCAGACAGCCGATGGCTCAGCTGTCAGCACTGTTACCAAGACCGAGCGGCTCGTCCACTCCA ATGATGGCACACGGACGGCCCGCACCACCACGGTGGAGTCGAGTTTCGTGAGGCGCTCGGAGA ATGGTGGTGGCAGCACCATGATGCAAACCAAGACCTTCTCCTCTTCATCATCCAAGAAGATGGGCAG taTCTTCGACCGGGAGGATGAGGCCAGCCCGCGGCCTGGCAGCCTAGCGGCGCTGGAGAAACGCCAGGCGGAGAAGAAGAAGGAGCTGATGAAGGCACAAAGCCTGCCCAAGACCTCGGCCTCTCAGGCCCGCAAGGCCATGATTGAAAAGCTGGAGAAGGAAGGCGCCGCGGG CAGCCCTGGCGGACCCCGTGCAGCTGTGCAGCGCTCCACCAGCTTTGGGGTCCCCAACGCCAACAGTATCAAGCAGATGTTGCTGGACTGGTGCCGAGCCAAGACGCGTGGCTACGAG CATGTGGACATCCAGAACTTCTCCTCAAGCTGGAGTGATGGGATGGCCTTCTGCGCCCTGGTGCACAACTTCTTCCCTGAAGCCTTCGACTATGGGCAGCTCAGCCCACAGAACCGGCGCCAGAACTTCGAGGTGGCCTTCTCATCCGCTGA GACCCATGCGGACTGCCCGCAGCTCCTGGACACAGAGGACATGGTGCGGCTTCGAGAGCCTGACTGGAAGTGCGTGTACACGTACATCCAGGAGTTCTACCGCTGTCTGGTCCAGAAGGGGCTGGTAAAAACCAAAAAGTCCTAA